The Deltaproteobacteria bacterium DNA window AGGTAAAAGAAGGCGAAAAAAGGGGAAGGAAGATCGGCTTTCCAACAACCAATCTGGAAACGGATTGGGATATACTCCCCAAAACAGGCGTTTACGCGACACACGCGTTTATTGATAATAAGAAATTCGACAGCATAACAAACGTAGGATTCAGGCCCACTTTCGGGGAAAATAAACTCCTTATCGAAACACACATTTTCAATTTCAATTCCGATATTTACGGCAAACGCATCAAGGTCGAGTTCGTGGAGAGGATAAGAGACGAAGAGCGCTTTGAAAGCGTGGACGCGCTGGTGGCTCAAATAAAAAGAGATGTGGAAAGGGTAAAAGCGGCCCTGACGAAATCCGATTAACATATTACGTGTTAATATTAACGGCAGGAATCTCCAACATTGAAAGTAAAAGCAACGACAAACGTATACGGCATATTCGGTCACCCCGTACGACACAGCCTTTCTCCCGTAATGCACAATAGCGCATTCGAGGCGCTGGGACTAGATTGTGTTTATGCAGCTTTCGACGTAAATCCTGAAGACATAGGACAGGCCGCGGAAGCAATAAGAGCCCTGGGAATAAAGGGGATAAACATAACGATTCCCCACAAGGAGAGCATCATTCCCTTTCTCGATGAAATTGCGCCCGACGCAAAACACACAGGCGCGGTAAACACCGTCATGAACAGCGACGGAAAGCTCTCTGGCTTCAACACCGACGTGGGCGGTTTTCTGAGAGCGGCCCGGGAAGACCTCGACTTTAAGCCCGATGGCTCGAATGTTCTGTTGCTTGGGGCGGGCGGCGCGGCGCGGGCCGTGATGTCCGCATTTTGCATGAACGGCGCCAAAAGGATATGTATCGCAAACAGAACGTTAGGAAAGG harbors:
- a CDS encoding shikimate dehydrogenase, whose translation is MKVKATTNVYGIFGHPVRHSLSPVMHNSAFEALGLDCVYAAFDVNPEDIGQAAEAIRALGIKGINITIPHKESIIPFLDEIAPDAKHTGAVNTVMNSDGKLSGFNTDVGGFLRAAREDLDFKPDGSNVLLLGAGGAARAVMSAFCMNGAKRICIANRTLGKAENLGAVFRSHFKNVEIEAVALNDEEKIKSRVFDTDIIVNSTSAGMEGAGALELPLESLKESAVVYDLVYKPPVTKLVEEARKNGHKASGGLSMLLYQGAESFEIWTGMDAPVDVMKKAIL